One Micropterus dolomieu isolate WLL.071019.BEF.003 ecotype Adirondacks unplaced genomic scaffold, ASM2129224v1 contig_14124, whole genome shotgun sequence genomic region harbors:
- the LOC123966726 gene encoding histone H2B 1/2-like, whose protein sequence is MPDPVKAPKKGSKKAVSKSVSKTGKKKRKTRKESYAIYVYKVLKQVHPDTGISSKAMLIMNSFVSDIFERIAGESSRLAHYNKRSTITSREIQTAVRLLLPGELAKHAVSEGTKAVTKYTSSK, encoded by the coding sequence ATGCCTGATCCGGTTAAGGCTCCGAAGAAGGGCTCAAAGAAAGCCGTCTCTAAGAGCGTCTCCAAGACCggcaagaagaagaggaagaccaGGAAGGAGAGCTACGCCATCTACGTGTACAAGGTCCTGAAGCAGGTCCACCCCGACACCGGCATCTCGTCCAAGGCCATGCTGATCATGAACTCGTTCGTGAGCGACATCTTTGAGCGCATCGCCGGCGAGTCCTCCCGTCTGGCTCACTACAACAAGCGCTCCACCATCACCTCCAGGGAGATCCAGACCGCCGTCCGCCTGCTGCTGCCCGGTGAGCTGGCCAAGCACGCCGTGTCTGAAGGCACCAAGGCCGTGACCAAGTACACCAGCTCCAAGTAA